A DNA window from Malus domestica chromosome 12, GDT2T_hap1 contains the following coding sequences:
- the LOC103423258 gene encoding protein EMSY-LIKE 1-like isoform X1 produces the protein MDYDVSESSGTDDDDLPPSHQNRIPQGGQVSGNKISAVDSISFSRMYTDMEAQIHHLEQEAYCAVLRAFKAQSNAITWEKEGLITELRKELRVSDDEHRELLTRVNSEDIIDKIRVWRDKGGHQAARLTTSQNAYELLPSPTISASRKKQKTSQSHGQPFPGLSSMKSMKYPSTGPAGSRQFTRSSSGPFVEAAVAEASDSLVGRKVWTRWPEDNSFYEAVITYYNPAEGRHALVYDIHTPNETWEWVDLKEISPEDICWEDPGPSGRRAKKSTSQTTRRRGPTKSQSKKELPSQNGIGKVSDDLELLNTDTLVKEVERVFNASEPDPFELEKARKMLKDHEQALVDAIQRLAYASDGESADGEHTFLHSRSMDG, from the exons ATGGACTATGATGTCTCCGAAAGCAGTG GCACTGATGATGATGACCTTCCTCCATCTCATCAAAACAGAATTCCTCAAGGGGGTCAAGTCTCAGGAAATAAAATATCTGCTGTAGATTCTATCTCATTTTCTAGGATGTATACAGACATGGAGGCACAAATTCATCACCTTGAGCAAGAAGCATACTGTGCGGTCCTACGGGCGTTTAAAGCGCAGTCAAATGCGATTACTTGG GAGAAGGAAGGTTTGATTACCGAACTTAGGAAAGAACTGAGAGTATCAGATGATGAACACAGAGAGCTTCTGACCAGGGTTAATTCTGAGGACATCATCGATAAGATAAG AGTGTGGAGAGACAAAGGTGGTCATCAAGCTGCCAGGCTTACTACATCTCAGAATGCATATGAACTTTTACCTAGTCCTACTATTTCAGCATCccgaaagaaacaaaaaacatcACAATCG CATGGTCAGCCATTCCCTGGTTTATCCTCAATGAAGTCCATGAAATACCCTTCAACAGGACCTGCTGGAAGTAGGCAATTCACCCGCAGTTCTTCTGGTCCCTTTGTCGAAGCAGCTGTTGCAGAAGCATCTGATTCATTAGTTGGAAGGAAAGTGTGGACAAGGTGGCCGGAAGACAACAGCTTCTATGAAGCCGTTATCACTTACTACAACCCGGCTGAG GGTCGACATGCTTTGGTCTATGACATACATACACCAAATGAGACGTGGGAATGGGTTGATCTCAAAGAG ATCTCTCCTGAGGATATCTGTTGGGAAGATCCTGGCCCATCAGGACGCCGGGCTAAGAAATCTACTAGCCAGACCACAAGAAGGCGAGGACCCACAAAGTCTCAATCAAAGAAAGAACTTCCATCACAAAATGGTATAGGGAAGGTGTCAGATGATTTGGAATTATTAAATACTGACACCCTGGTAAAGGAG GTGGAGAGAGTTTTCAATGCAAGTGAGCCAGATCCCTTTGAGCTCGAAAAAGCAAGGAAAATGCTGAAA GATCACGAACAGGCCCTTGTTGACGCCATTCAAAGGCTGGCATATGCATCGGATGGTGAAAGTG caGATGGAGAGCACACGTTTCTGCACAGTCGGTCAATGGATGGATAG
- the LOC103423258 gene encoding protein EMSY-LIKE 1-like isoform X2, translating into MDYDVSESSGTDDDDLPPSHQNRIPQGGQVSGNKISAVDSISFSRMYTDMEAQIHHLEQEAYCAVLRAFKAQSNAITWEKEGLITELRKELRVSDDEHRELLTRVNSEDIIDKIRVWRDKGGHQAARLTTSQNAYELLPSPTISASRKKQKTSQSHGQPFPGLSSMKSMKYPSTGPAGSRQFTRSSSGPFVEAAVAEASDSLVGRKVWTRWPEDNSFYEAVITYYNPAEGRHALVYDIHTPNETWEWVDLKEISPEDICWEDPGPSGRRAKKSTSQTTRRRGPTKSQSKKELPSQNGIGKVSDDLELLNTDTLVKEVERVFNASEPDPFELEKARKMLKDHEQALVDAIQRLAYASDGESDGEHTFLHSRSMDG; encoded by the exons ATGGACTATGATGTCTCCGAAAGCAGTG GCACTGATGATGATGACCTTCCTCCATCTCATCAAAACAGAATTCCTCAAGGGGGTCAAGTCTCAGGAAATAAAATATCTGCTGTAGATTCTATCTCATTTTCTAGGATGTATACAGACATGGAGGCACAAATTCATCACCTTGAGCAAGAAGCATACTGTGCGGTCCTACGGGCGTTTAAAGCGCAGTCAAATGCGATTACTTGG GAGAAGGAAGGTTTGATTACCGAACTTAGGAAAGAACTGAGAGTATCAGATGATGAACACAGAGAGCTTCTGACCAGGGTTAATTCTGAGGACATCATCGATAAGATAAG AGTGTGGAGAGACAAAGGTGGTCATCAAGCTGCCAGGCTTACTACATCTCAGAATGCATATGAACTTTTACCTAGTCCTACTATTTCAGCATCccgaaagaaacaaaaaacatcACAATCG CATGGTCAGCCATTCCCTGGTTTATCCTCAATGAAGTCCATGAAATACCCTTCAACAGGACCTGCTGGAAGTAGGCAATTCACCCGCAGTTCTTCTGGTCCCTTTGTCGAAGCAGCTGTTGCAGAAGCATCTGATTCATTAGTTGGAAGGAAAGTGTGGACAAGGTGGCCGGAAGACAACAGCTTCTATGAAGCCGTTATCACTTACTACAACCCGGCTGAG GGTCGACATGCTTTGGTCTATGACATACATACACCAAATGAGACGTGGGAATGGGTTGATCTCAAAGAG ATCTCTCCTGAGGATATCTGTTGGGAAGATCCTGGCCCATCAGGACGCCGGGCTAAGAAATCTACTAGCCAGACCACAAGAAGGCGAGGACCCACAAAGTCTCAATCAAAGAAAGAACTTCCATCACAAAATGGTATAGGGAAGGTGTCAGATGATTTGGAATTATTAAATACTGACACCCTGGTAAAGGAG GTGGAGAGAGTTTTCAATGCAAGTGAGCCAGATCCCTTTGAGCTCGAAAAAGCAAGGAAAATGCTGAAA GATCACGAACAGGCCCTTGTTGACGCCATTCAAAGGCTGGCATATGCATCGGATGGTGAAAGTG ATGGAGAGCACACGTTTCTGCACAGTCGGTCAATGGATGGATAG
- the LOC103423258 gene encoding protein EMSY-LIKE 1-like isoform X3: MYTDMEAQIHHLEQEAYCAVLRAFKAQSNAITWEKEGLITELRKELRVSDDEHRELLTRVNSEDIIDKIRVWRDKGGHQAARLTTSQNAYELLPSPTISASRKKQKTSQSHGQPFPGLSSMKSMKYPSTGPAGSRQFTRSSSGPFVEAAVAEASDSLVGRKVWTRWPEDNSFYEAVITYYNPAEGRHALVYDIHTPNETWEWVDLKEISPEDICWEDPGPSGRRAKKSTSQTTRRRGPTKSQSKKELPSQNGIGKVSDDLELLNTDTLVKEVERVFNASEPDPFELEKARKMLKDHEQALVDAIQRLAYASDGESADGEHTFLHSRSMDG; the protein is encoded by the exons ATGTATACAGACATGGAGGCACAAATTCATCACCTTGAGCAAGAAGCATACTGTGCGGTCCTACGGGCGTTTAAAGCGCAGTCAAATGCGATTACTTGG GAGAAGGAAGGTTTGATTACCGAACTTAGGAAAGAACTGAGAGTATCAGATGATGAACACAGAGAGCTTCTGACCAGGGTTAATTCTGAGGACATCATCGATAAGATAAG AGTGTGGAGAGACAAAGGTGGTCATCAAGCTGCCAGGCTTACTACATCTCAGAATGCATATGAACTTTTACCTAGTCCTACTATTTCAGCATCccgaaagaaacaaaaaacatcACAATCG CATGGTCAGCCATTCCCTGGTTTATCCTCAATGAAGTCCATGAAATACCCTTCAACAGGACCTGCTGGAAGTAGGCAATTCACCCGCAGTTCTTCTGGTCCCTTTGTCGAAGCAGCTGTTGCAGAAGCATCTGATTCATTAGTTGGAAGGAAAGTGTGGACAAGGTGGCCGGAAGACAACAGCTTCTATGAAGCCGTTATCACTTACTACAACCCGGCTGAG GGTCGACATGCTTTGGTCTATGACATACATACACCAAATGAGACGTGGGAATGGGTTGATCTCAAAGAG ATCTCTCCTGAGGATATCTGTTGGGAAGATCCTGGCCCATCAGGACGCCGGGCTAAGAAATCTACTAGCCAGACCACAAGAAGGCGAGGACCCACAAAGTCTCAATCAAAGAAAGAACTTCCATCACAAAATGGTATAGGGAAGGTGTCAGATGATTTGGAATTATTAAATACTGACACCCTGGTAAAGGAG GTGGAGAGAGTTTTCAATGCAAGTGAGCCAGATCCCTTTGAGCTCGAAAAAGCAAGGAAAATGCTGAAA GATCACGAACAGGCCCTTGTTGACGCCATTCAAAGGCTGGCATATGCATCGGATGGTGAAAGTG caGATGGAGAGCACACGTTTCTGCACAGTCGGTCAATGGATGGATAG
- the LOC103423258 gene encoding protein EMSY-LIKE 1-like isoform X5 yields MYTDMEAQIHHLEQEAYCAVLRAFKAQSNAITWEKEGLITELRKELRVSDDEHRELLTRVNSEDIIDKIRVWRDKGGHQAARLTTSQNAYELLPSPTISASRKKQKTSQSHGQPFPGLSSMKSMKYPSTGPAGSRQFTRSSSGPFVEAAVAEASDSLVGRKVWTRWPEDNSFYEAVITYYNPAEGRHALVYDIHTPNETWEWVDLKEISPEDICWEDPGPSGRRAKKSTSQTTRRRGPTKSQSKKELPSQNGIGKVSDDLELLNTDTLVKEVERVFNASEPDPFELEKARKMLKDHEQALVDAIQRLAYASDGESDGEHTFLHSRSMDG; encoded by the exons ATGTATACAGACATGGAGGCACAAATTCATCACCTTGAGCAAGAAGCATACTGTGCGGTCCTACGGGCGTTTAAAGCGCAGTCAAATGCGATTACTTGG GAGAAGGAAGGTTTGATTACCGAACTTAGGAAAGAACTGAGAGTATCAGATGATGAACACAGAGAGCTTCTGACCAGGGTTAATTCTGAGGACATCATCGATAAGATAAG AGTGTGGAGAGACAAAGGTGGTCATCAAGCTGCCAGGCTTACTACATCTCAGAATGCATATGAACTTTTACCTAGTCCTACTATTTCAGCATCccgaaagaaacaaaaaacatcACAATCG CATGGTCAGCCATTCCCTGGTTTATCCTCAATGAAGTCCATGAAATACCCTTCAACAGGACCTGCTGGAAGTAGGCAATTCACCCGCAGTTCTTCTGGTCCCTTTGTCGAAGCAGCTGTTGCAGAAGCATCTGATTCATTAGTTGGAAGGAAAGTGTGGACAAGGTGGCCGGAAGACAACAGCTTCTATGAAGCCGTTATCACTTACTACAACCCGGCTGAG GGTCGACATGCTTTGGTCTATGACATACATACACCAAATGAGACGTGGGAATGGGTTGATCTCAAAGAG ATCTCTCCTGAGGATATCTGTTGGGAAGATCCTGGCCCATCAGGACGCCGGGCTAAGAAATCTACTAGCCAGACCACAAGAAGGCGAGGACCCACAAAGTCTCAATCAAAGAAAGAACTTCCATCACAAAATGGTATAGGGAAGGTGTCAGATGATTTGGAATTATTAAATACTGACACCCTGGTAAAGGAG GTGGAGAGAGTTTTCAATGCAAGTGAGCCAGATCCCTTTGAGCTCGAAAAAGCAAGGAAAATGCTGAAA GATCACGAACAGGCCCTTGTTGACGCCATTCAAAGGCTGGCATATGCATCGGATGGTGAAAGTG ATGGAGAGCACACGTTTCTGCACAGTCGGTCAATGGATGGATAG
- the LOC103423258 gene encoding protein EMSY-LIKE 1-like isoform X4 has translation MEAQIHHLEQEAYCAVLRAFKAQSNAITWEKEGLITELRKELRVSDDEHRELLTRVNSEDIIDKIRVWRDKGGHQAARLTTSQNAYELLPSPTISASRKKQKTSQSHGQPFPGLSSMKSMKYPSTGPAGSRQFTRSSSGPFVEAAVAEASDSLVGRKVWTRWPEDNSFYEAVITYYNPAEGRHALVYDIHTPNETWEWVDLKEISPEDICWEDPGPSGRRAKKSTSQTTRRRGPTKSQSKKELPSQNGIGKVSDDLELLNTDTLVKEVERVFNASEPDPFELEKARKMLKDHEQALVDAIQRLAYASDGESADGEHTFLHSRSMDG, from the exons ATGGAGGCACAAATTCATCACCTTGAGCAAGAAGCATACTGTGCGGTCCTACGGGCGTTTAAAGCGCAGTCAAATGCGATTACTTGG GAGAAGGAAGGTTTGATTACCGAACTTAGGAAAGAACTGAGAGTATCAGATGATGAACACAGAGAGCTTCTGACCAGGGTTAATTCTGAGGACATCATCGATAAGATAAG AGTGTGGAGAGACAAAGGTGGTCATCAAGCTGCCAGGCTTACTACATCTCAGAATGCATATGAACTTTTACCTAGTCCTACTATTTCAGCATCccgaaagaaacaaaaaacatcACAATCG CATGGTCAGCCATTCCCTGGTTTATCCTCAATGAAGTCCATGAAATACCCTTCAACAGGACCTGCTGGAAGTAGGCAATTCACCCGCAGTTCTTCTGGTCCCTTTGTCGAAGCAGCTGTTGCAGAAGCATCTGATTCATTAGTTGGAAGGAAAGTGTGGACAAGGTGGCCGGAAGACAACAGCTTCTATGAAGCCGTTATCACTTACTACAACCCGGCTGAG GGTCGACATGCTTTGGTCTATGACATACATACACCAAATGAGACGTGGGAATGGGTTGATCTCAAAGAG ATCTCTCCTGAGGATATCTGTTGGGAAGATCCTGGCCCATCAGGACGCCGGGCTAAGAAATCTACTAGCCAGACCACAAGAAGGCGAGGACCCACAAAGTCTCAATCAAAGAAAGAACTTCCATCACAAAATGGTATAGGGAAGGTGTCAGATGATTTGGAATTATTAAATACTGACACCCTGGTAAAGGAG GTGGAGAGAGTTTTCAATGCAAGTGAGCCAGATCCCTTTGAGCTCGAAAAAGCAAGGAAAATGCTGAAA GATCACGAACAGGCCCTTGTTGACGCCATTCAAAGGCTGGCATATGCATCGGATGGTGAAAGTG caGATGGAGAGCACACGTTTCTGCACAGTCGGTCAATGGATGGATAG
- the LOC103423258 gene encoding protein EMSY-LIKE 1-like isoform X6: MEAQIHHLEQEAYCAVLRAFKAQSNAITWEKEGLITELRKELRVSDDEHRELLTRVNSEDIIDKIRVWRDKGGHQAARLTTSQNAYELLPSPTISASRKKQKTSQSHGQPFPGLSSMKSMKYPSTGPAGSRQFTRSSSGPFVEAAVAEASDSLVGRKVWTRWPEDNSFYEAVITYYNPAEGRHALVYDIHTPNETWEWVDLKEISPEDICWEDPGPSGRRAKKSTSQTTRRRGPTKSQSKKELPSQNGIGKVSDDLELLNTDTLVKEVERVFNASEPDPFELEKARKMLKDHEQALVDAIQRLAYASDGESDGEHTFLHSRSMDG; encoded by the exons ATGGAGGCACAAATTCATCACCTTGAGCAAGAAGCATACTGTGCGGTCCTACGGGCGTTTAAAGCGCAGTCAAATGCGATTACTTGG GAGAAGGAAGGTTTGATTACCGAACTTAGGAAAGAACTGAGAGTATCAGATGATGAACACAGAGAGCTTCTGACCAGGGTTAATTCTGAGGACATCATCGATAAGATAAG AGTGTGGAGAGACAAAGGTGGTCATCAAGCTGCCAGGCTTACTACATCTCAGAATGCATATGAACTTTTACCTAGTCCTACTATTTCAGCATCccgaaagaaacaaaaaacatcACAATCG CATGGTCAGCCATTCCCTGGTTTATCCTCAATGAAGTCCATGAAATACCCTTCAACAGGACCTGCTGGAAGTAGGCAATTCACCCGCAGTTCTTCTGGTCCCTTTGTCGAAGCAGCTGTTGCAGAAGCATCTGATTCATTAGTTGGAAGGAAAGTGTGGACAAGGTGGCCGGAAGACAACAGCTTCTATGAAGCCGTTATCACTTACTACAACCCGGCTGAG GGTCGACATGCTTTGGTCTATGACATACATACACCAAATGAGACGTGGGAATGGGTTGATCTCAAAGAG ATCTCTCCTGAGGATATCTGTTGGGAAGATCCTGGCCCATCAGGACGCCGGGCTAAGAAATCTACTAGCCAGACCACAAGAAGGCGAGGACCCACAAAGTCTCAATCAAAGAAAGAACTTCCATCACAAAATGGTATAGGGAAGGTGTCAGATGATTTGGAATTATTAAATACTGACACCCTGGTAAAGGAG GTGGAGAGAGTTTTCAATGCAAGTGAGCCAGATCCCTTTGAGCTCGAAAAAGCAAGGAAAATGCTGAAA GATCACGAACAGGCCCTTGTTGACGCCATTCAAAGGCTGGCATATGCATCGGATGGTGAAAGTG ATGGAGAGCACACGTTTCTGCACAGTCGGTCAATGGATGGATAG